A region of Pseudomonas sp. Marseille-Q3773 DNA encodes the following proteins:
- the wrbA gene encoding NAD(P)H:quinone oxidoreductase, which translates to MTAPYILVLYYSRHGSTSEMARHIARGIELAGLEARLRTVPAISTECEAVAPDIPPSGALYATLDDLRHCAGLVLGSPTRFGNMAAPLKYFLDGTSSLWLGGELVGKPAGVFTSTASLHGGQETTLLSMMLPLMHHGMLVMGLPYSESALLDTRGGGTPYGASHHAGADGKRELDPHEIALCRALGQRLATTAKALEAARG; encoded by the coding sequence GTGACCGCGCCCTATATCCTGGTGCTGTATTACAGCCGCCATGGTTCGACCAGCGAGATGGCCAGGCACATCGCCCGCGGCATTGAGCTGGCCGGCCTCGAGGCTCGCCTGCGCACGGTGCCGGCGATTTCCACCGAATGCGAAGCGGTAGCCCCGGACATCCCGCCCAGTGGCGCGCTGTACGCCACCCTGGACGACCTGCGCCACTGCGCCGGGCTGGTACTGGGTAGCCCGACCCGCTTCGGCAACATGGCGGCGCCACTCAAGTACTTCCTGGATGGCACCAGCAGCCTGTGGCTGGGCGGTGAGCTGGTCGGCAAGCCGGCGGGCGTGTTCACCTCCACCGCCAGCCTGCATGGCGGCCAGGAAACCACCCTGCTGTCGATGATGCTGCCGCTGATGCACCACGGCATGCTGGTCATGGGCCTGCCATACAGCGAATCGGCACTGCTCGACACCCGCGGCGGCGGCACGCCCTATGGTGCCAGTCATCATGCCGGGGCCGATGGCAAGCGCGAACTGGACCCGCACGAAATCGCCCTGTGCCGCGCCTTGGGTCAACGCCTGGCGACCACCGCCAAGGCCCTGGAGGCCGCACGTGGCTAG
- the arsC gene encoding arsenate reductase (glutaredoxin) (This arsenate reductase requires both glutathione and glutaredoxin to convert arsenate to arsenite, after which the efflux transporter formed by ArsA and ArsB can extrude the arsenite from the cell, providing resistance.), producing the protein MTDLTLYHNPRCSKSRGALELLEARGLAPTIVRYLDTPPDVATLAALLGKLGIGPRQLLRSGEDEYKELNLADPALTDAQLIEAMARHPKLIERPILVAGDKAVVGRPPEKVLEILP; encoded by the coding sequence ATGACCGACCTGACGCTCTATCATAACCCGCGCTGCTCGAAATCCCGCGGCGCGCTGGAACTGCTCGAAGCCCGTGGCCTGGCACCGACCATCGTGCGCTACCTCGACACCCCGCCCGACGTCGCCACCCTTGCCGCCCTGCTCGGCAAGCTGGGCATCGGCCCGCGCCAGTTGCTGCGTAGCGGCGAAGACGAATACAAGGAGCTGAACCTGGCCGACCCGGCGCTGACCGACGCGCAGCTGATCGAGGCCATGGCCCGCCACCCCAAGCTGATCGAGCGGCCGATCCTGGTCGCCGGTGACAAGGCCGTGGTCGGCCGCCCGCCGGAGAAAGTGCTGGAGATCCTGCCGTGA
- a CDS encoding TlpA disulfide reductase family protein, producing the protein MARRLAAVLAITASLLLGGCGADYGVDQHGNTVKAEQIDGHWLVLNYWAEWCGPCRTEIPQLNAAAKQWAGDGIKVVGVNFDGLQGQDLKQASETLGIDFTVLAQDPAERYDLPRSEALPVTYIIDDKGKVREQLMGEQTLEGLQARIKALKGA; encoded by the coding sequence ATGGCAAGGCGTCTGGCAGCAGTACTGGCCATCACCGCGAGCCTGTTGCTCGGTGGTTGCGGTGCCGATTATGGCGTGGACCAGCACGGTAATACGGTTAAGGCCGAACAGATCGACGGGCACTGGCTGGTGCTCAACTACTGGGCCGAATGGTGCGGGCCGTGCCGTACCGAAATCCCGCAACTGAACGCGGCGGCCAAGCAATGGGCGGGCGACGGCATCAAGGTGGTGGGGGTGAATTTCGACGGCTTGCAGGGGCAGGACCTGAAGCAGGCGAGCGAAACCTTGGGCATCGATTTCACCGTACTGGCCCAGGACCCGGCCGAGCGCTATGACCTGCCGCGCAGCGAGGCGCTGCCGGTCACCTACATCATCGATGACAAGGGCAAGGTGCGTGAGCAGTTGATGGGTGAGCAGACGCTGGAAGGCCTGCAGGCCAGGATCAAGGCCCTGAAGGGCGCCTGA
- a CDS encoding META domain-containing protein translates to MKKLLTGVLIASGLLGCAAEPARLQQERSYVLEWIGERPLIDYSHLTLTLASDGRAYGNAGCNHWFAPYTLEGEHLSFGKVGKTRKLCAPALMEQEQRFLQALETVQRWDVSPIEQMRFWPAEGKPLRFWPEEG, encoded by the coding sequence GTGAAGAAACTGCTGACCGGCGTGCTGATTGCCTCCGGCCTGCTGGGCTGTGCCGCCGAACCTGCCAGGCTGCAGCAGGAGCGCAGCTATGTCCTGGAGTGGATTGGCGAACGACCGCTGATCGATTACAGCCACCTGACCCTGACCCTGGCCAGCGATGGCCGCGCCTATGGCAACGCGGGTTGCAACCACTGGTTTGCGCCATACACGCTCGAAGGCGAGCACCTGAGCTTCGGCAAGGTCGGCAAGACCCGCAAACTGTGCGCGCCGGCCTTGATGGAGCAGGAACAACGCTTCCTGCAGGCGCTGGAAACCGTGCAACGCTGGGACGTGTCGCCGATCGAGCAGATGCGTTTCTGGCCGGCCGAGGGCAAGCCGCTGCGCTTCTGGCCTGAGGAAGGCTGA
- a CDS encoding 2-hydroxyacid dehydrogenase: MRALLFSSQHYDQESFSQAASGTSVDLHFQPARLTLDTAALAEGYEVVCAFINDELDAPVLQRLAAGGTRLIALRSAGYNHVDLAAARRLGLTVVRVPAYSPHAVAEHAVALILALNRRLHRAYNRTREGDFTLHGLTGFDLHGKTVGVVGTGQIGAAFARIMAGFGCQLLAYDPYPNPELLALGARYLPLPELLREARIISLHCPLNEHTRHLINAQSLARLQPGAMLINTGRGALVDTPALIDALKSGQLGYLGLDVYEEEAQLFFEDRSDLPLQDDVLARLLTFPNVIVTAHQAFLTREALAAIAATTLDNINRWAAGKPQNLVMG, encoded by the coding sequence ATGCGCGCCCTGTTGTTCAGCAGCCAGCACTACGACCAGGAAAGCTTCAGCCAGGCCGCCAGCGGCACCAGCGTGGACCTGCACTTCCAGCCTGCCCGCCTGACCCTCGACACCGCTGCCCTGGCCGAGGGCTACGAGGTAGTCTGCGCCTTCATCAATGACGAACTCGACGCCCCGGTGCTGCAGCGCCTGGCCGCCGGCGGCACGCGCCTGATCGCCTTGCGCTCGGCCGGCTACAACCACGTCGACCTGGCCGCCGCCCGGCGCCTGGGCCTGACCGTGGTGCGCGTGCCCGCCTACTCGCCGCATGCCGTGGCGGAACATGCCGTTGCGCTGATCCTGGCCCTCAACCGGCGCCTGCACCGAGCCTACAACCGCACCCGCGAAGGCGATTTCACCTTGCACGGGCTGACCGGCTTCGACCTGCACGGCAAGACCGTCGGCGTGGTCGGCACCGGCCAGATCGGCGCTGCCTTCGCCCGCATCATGGCCGGTTTCGGCTGCCAGCTGCTGGCCTACGACCCTTATCCCAACCCGGAGCTGCTAGCGCTGGGCGCGCGCTACCTGCCGTTGCCCGAGCTGCTGCGCGAAGCCCGTATCATCAGCCTGCACTGCCCGCTGAACGAGCACACCCGGCACCTGATCAATGCGCAAAGCCTGGCCCGGCTGCAACCCGGCGCCATGCTGATCAACACCGGCCGCGGCGCGCTGGTCGACACCCCGGCACTGATCGACGCACTCAAGAGCGGCCAGCTCGGCTACCTGGGCCTGGACGTCTATGAGGAAGAGGCCCAGCTGTTCTTCGAGGACCGCTCCGACCTGCCGCTGCAGGACGACGTGCTGGCTCGCCTGCTGACCTTCCCCAACGTGATCGTCACGGCTCACCAGGCCTTCCTGACCCGTGAAGCACTGGCTGCCATCGCTGCGACCACACTGGACAACATCAACCGCTGGGCGGCAGGCAAACCACAGAATCTGGTGATGGGTTAG
- a CDS encoding response regulator encodes MLDRLGIRSRVLLLALLPAGLMALVLGGYFTWLQQNDLRTQLLQRGKMIAEQLAPLAAPAMARLAPAQLERIAAQTLEQADVRAVTFLAPDRTRLAHAGPSMLNQPPSGGTGMQLLQRSGNDATRYLMPVFGHHRDLATDAVPAEAERLLGWVEIELSHDGTLLRGYRNLFTSLLLILACLVLSGLLALRMSRTINDPIERIKHAVNQLKDGHLEERLPAMGSHELDELARGINRMAETLHNAHEELQHSIDQATEDVRQNLETIEIQNIELDMARKEALEASRIKSEFLANMSHEIRTPLNGILGFTHLLQKSELTPRQLDYLGTIEKSADNLLGIINEILDFSKIEAGKLVLDSIPFNLRDLVQDTLTILAPAAHAKQLELLSLIYRDTPSSLIGDPLRLKQILTNLVSNAIKFTREGTIVVRAMLEDEHEDSAQLRISVQDTGIGLSPQDVRTLFQAFSQADNSLARQPGGTGLGLVISKRLIEQMGGEIGVDSTPGEGSQFWISLNLPKAHDDLQEPPLQPLLGRRAAIVDGHELARQALEHQLEDCGLSVSLFTSYAQLLQAVQAASQAGQPFEFAVLGANLGNLSPEQLGHYHQQLERYHCQCVVLCPTTEQALYHPYLPNGHGQLLSKPTCTRKLRRLLLELVQPRRPQGEANSVNGQRQPKILCVDDNAANLLLVQTLLEDLGAEVLAVDNGYAAVQAVQNEPFDLVLMDVQMPGMDGRACTEQIRLWENTQSGNPLPIVALTAHAMANEKRALLHGGMDDYLTKPISERQLAQVVMKWTGLSLGTPQQERLAEQLASGDELQVLDPEEGLRLAAGKADLAADMLSMLLASLEADREAIRAAREADDRTTLIEQVHRLNGASRYCGVPQLRAACQRSETLLKQEHPQAQQALDELDAAIDRLAVQARLSA; translated from the coding sequence GTGCTCGATCGCTTGGGAATACGCAGCCGGGTCCTGCTGCTGGCCCTGCTGCCGGCCGGCCTGATGGCCCTGGTGCTGGGCGGCTACTTCACCTGGCTGCAGCAAAACGACCTGCGCACCCAGTTGCTGCAACGCGGCAAAATGATTGCCGAACAACTGGCACCGCTGGCTGCACCCGCCATGGCCAGGCTGGCACCGGCGCAACTGGAGCGCATTGCCGCACAGACCCTGGAGCAGGCCGATGTGCGCGCCGTCACCTTCCTGGCCCCGGACCGCACACGCTTGGCCCACGCCGGGCCGAGCATGCTCAACCAGCCGCCAAGCGGCGGCACCGGCATGCAATTACTGCAGCGCAGCGGCAATGATGCCACGCGCTACCTGATGCCAGTGTTCGGCCACCACCGCGACCTGGCCACCGATGCCGTGCCGGCCGAAGCCGAACGCCTGCTGGGCTGGGTCGAGATCGAACTGTCCCACGACGGCACGCTGTTGCGCGGCTACCGCAACCTGTTCACCAGCCTGCTCCTGATCCTCGCCTGCCTGGTGCTCAGCGGCCTGCTGGCGCTGCGCATGAGCCGTACCATCAACGACCCCATCGAGCGCATCAAGCACGCGGTCAACCAGCTCAAGGACGGCCATCTGGAAGAACGCCTGCCGGCCATGGGCAGCCATGAGCTGGACGAACTGGCGCGCGGCATCAACCGCATGGCCGAAACCCTGCACAACGCCCATGAGGAACTGCAGCACAGCATCGACCAGGCCACCGAGGACGTGCGCCAGAACCTCGAAACCATCGAGATCCAGAACATCGAACTGGACATGGCGCGCAAGGAAGCGCTGGAGGCCAGCCGCATCAAGTCGGAATTCCTGGCCAACATGAGCCATGAAATCCGTACCCCGCTCAACGGCATCCTCGGCTTCACCCACCTGCTGCAGAAAAGCGAACTGACCCCGCGGCAGCTTGACTACCTGGGCACCATCGAGAAATCCGCCGACAACCTGCTGGGAATCATCAACGAGATCCTCGATTTCTCCAAGATCGAGGCCGGCAAGCTGGTGCTCGACAGTATTCCGTTCAATCTGCGGGACCTGGTCCAGGATACCCTGACCATCCTCGCCCCGGCTGCCCATGCCAAGCAGCTGGAGCTGCTCAGCCTGATCTACCGTGACACCCCGTCGTCGCTGATCGGCGACCCGCTGCGGCTCAAGCAGATCCTCACCAACCTGGTCAGCAACGCCATCAAGTTCACCCGCGAAGGCACAATCGTCGTGCGCGCCATGCTCGAAGACGAGCACGAAGACAGCGCACAGTTGCGCATCAGCGTGCAGGACACGGGTATCGGCCTGTCGCCCCAGGATGTGCGCACGCTGTTCCAAGCGTTCAGCCAGGCCGACAACTCATTGGCACGCCAGCCCGGCGGCACCGGCCTGGGCCTGGTGATCTCCAAGCGTCTGATCGAGCAGATGGGCGGCGAGATCGGCGTCGACAGCACCCCGGGCGAAGGTTCGCAGTTCTGGATCAGCCTCAACCTGCCCAAGGCCCACGACGATCTCCAGGAGCCGCCACTGCAACCGCTGCTGGGGCGCCGCGCGGCCATTGTCGATGGTCACGAACTGGCCCGTCAGGCGCTGGAACACCAGCTGGAAGACTGCGGGCTCAGCGTCAGCCTGTTCACCTCCTATGCCCAGTTGCTGCAGGCCGTACAGGCCGCCAGCCAGGCCGGCCAGCCATTCGAGTTCGCCGTGCTCGGGGCCAACCTGGGCAACCTCTCGCCCGAACAGCTGGGCCATTACCACCAGCAGCTGGAACGTTACCACTGCCAGTGCGTGGTGCTGTGCCCGACTACCGAGCAGGCGCTGTATCATCCCTACCTGCCCAATGGTCATGGCCAACTACTGTCCAAGCCGACCTGCACCCGCAAACTGCGGCGCCTGTTGCTGGAGCTGGTGCAACCGCGCCGTCCCCAGGGCGAGGCGAACAGCGTCAACGGCCAACGCCAGCCGAAGATCCTCTGTGTCGACGACAATGCCGCCAACCTGCTGCTGGTACAGACCCTGCTTGAAGACCTGGGGGCCGAGGTGCTCGCCGTCGACAACGGCTATGCTGCGGTGCAGGCGGTGCAGAACGAGCCCTTCGACCTGGTGCTGATGGACGTGCAGATGCCCGGCATGGACGGCCGCGCCTGCACCGAGCAGATCCGCCTGTGGGAAAACACCCAGAGCGGCAACCCGCTGCCGATCGTCGCCCTCACCGCCCACGCCATGGCCAACGAGAAACGTGCGTTGCTGCACGGCGGCATGGACGACTACCTGACCAAACCGATCAGCGAACGGCAACTGGCCCAGGTGGTGATGAAATGGACCGGGCTCAGCCTGGGCACGCCACAGCAGGAGCGCCTGGCCGAACAACTGGCCAGCGGCGATGAACTACAGGTGCTCGACCCCGAAGAAGGCTTGCGCCTGGCTGCCGGCAAGGCGGACCTGGCAGCCGACATGCTGAGCATGCTGCTGGCCTCGCTGGAGGCCGACCGCGAAGCCATACGCGCCGCCCGCGAGGCCGACGACCGCACCACGCTGATCGAGCAGGTGCACCGCCTGAACGGCGCCTCGCGCTACTGCGGTGTCCCGCAGCTGCGCGCCGCGTGCCAACGCAGCGAGACCTTGCTCAAGCAGGAACACCCCCAGGCGCAACAGGCGCTGGATGAGCTGGATGCTGCCATCGACCGCCTGGCTGTCCAGGCCAGGTTGAGCGCCTGA
- a CDS encoding response regulator transcription factor, translating to MNPEAVHNCNILAIEDDPVLGAYLHETLQRGGFQVTWCRNGLEGLETAGRHAFDVVLLDILLPGLNGLEALAQLRKRSATPVILMSALGAEADRINGFQRGADDYLPKPFSMAELQVRIEAILRRVALERRYRAPQAQPASGELHYDEGLCDVRLDGRLAGLTPSEYRLLDILNRNPDEVLSKPFLYQQVLQRGYSRHDRSLDMHVSQIRRKLKAIGYHARQVRTVWGKGYVLSASEAE from the coding sequence ATGAATCCCGAAGCTGTTCACAACTGCAATATCCTCGCCATCGAGGATGACCCGGTGCTGGGCGCCTACCTGCACGAAACGCTGCAACGCGGCGGTTTCCAGGTGACCTGGTGCCGCAATGGCCTGGAGGGGCTGGAAACAGCAGGGCGTCACGCCTTCGACGTAGTGCTGCTGGACATCCTGCTGCCCGGGCTCAATGGCCTGGAGGCCCTGGCGCAATTGCGCAAACGCAGCGCCACGCCGGTAATCCTGATGTCGGCACTGGGTGCCGAGGCCGACCGCATCAACGGTTTCCAGCGCGGCGCCGATGACTACCTGCCCAAGCCGTTCAGCATGGCCGAACTGCAGGTGCGCATCGAGGCGATACTGCGCCGGGTCGCTCTCGAACGTCGTTACCGCGCCCCGCAGGCGCAGCCCGCCAGCGGTGAACTGCACTATGACGAGGGCCTGTGCGATGTACGCCTGGACGGCCGCCTGGCCGGCCTTACCCCCAGTGAATACCGTCTGCTCGATATCCTCAACCGCAACCCCGACGAGGTGTTGAGCAAGCCGTTCCTGTACCAGCAGGTACTGCAACGGGGCTATTCGCGGCATGACCGCAGCCTGGACATGCATGTCAGCCAGATCCGCCGCAAGCTCAAGGCCATCGGTTATCACGCACGGCAGGTCCGTACCGTGTGGGGCAAGGGCTACGTGCTCAGCGCCAGCGAGGCGGAGTGA
- a CDS encoding sensor histidine kinase: protein MLHRHSLFWKLAILLVGFCLLMIGLSYTWGRHMETQDAFLSAPAQQVLRGYASEAEQAWRSGGRAGLDRWVATMHQRERGWVGVFDLNLRPLDSASLDPQTMQRLTRLRGVDWPMSQRTVGQPWLRIPFPGAAEQGLLVIELPQRFNPGQHRLLWRVVTNGIIPGLFTLLLCMGLYRMLIVPLNQLREQANAWRADQLSARLDSRTIARHDELGELARAFDQMAERLQGTVAMQQQLLRDLSHEMRTPLSRLRVACDGETDLPRLRERLSRELACMQQLVEDTLQLAWQDAERGPMNLEPIEIHALWELLAENASYESGWPLARLRCEVPADCWVQGNLNHLAQALENLLRNAIRHSPADGVVRLGGQRDGSYWRLWLEDEGGGVGDEDLERIFAPFSRLDGSRPGDGGFGLGLSIARSAIQRQGGTLWAENGKRGLRLWMRLPLHAAVIQQPARPHRAATPGTYSL, encoded by the coding sequence ATGCTCCACCGCCACTCGTTGTTCTGGAAACTGGCCATCCTGCTGGTGGGCTTCTGCTTGCTGATGATCGGCCTCAGCTACACCTGGGGGCGGCACATGGAAACCCAGGACGCCTTTCTTTCAGCGCCAGCGCAGCAGGTGTTGCGTGGTTATGCCAGCGAGGCCGAGCAGGCCTGGCGCAGCGGCGGGCGTGCGGGGCTGGACCGCTGGGTGGCAACCATGCACCAGCGCGAACGCGGCTGGGTTGGGGTTTTCGACCTCAACCTGCGGCCACTCGACAGCGCCAGCCTCGACCCGCAGACCATGCAACGCCTGACCCGTCTGCGCGGTGTCGACTGGCCGATGAGTCAGCGCACCGTCGGTCAGCCATGGCTGCGCATACCGTTTCCGGGGGCAGCGGAGCAGGGCCTGCTGGTGATCGAACTGCCGCAGCGCTTCAACCCCGGCCAGCACCGGCTGTTATGGCGGGTCGTCACCAACGGCATCATCCCTGGCCTGTTCACCCTGCTGCTGTGCATGGGGCTCTACCGCATGCTGATCGTGCCGTTGAACCAGTTGCGCGAGCAGGCCAACGCCTGGCGCGCCGACCAGCTGTCGGCGCGACTCGACTCACGTACCATCGCCCGGCACGACGAACTGGGCGAACTGGCCCGCGCCTTCGACCAGATGGCCGAGCGCTTGCAAGGCACCGTGGCCATGCAGCAGCAATTGCTGCGCGACCTGTCCCATGAAATGCGCACGCCGCTCAGCCGGCTGCGCGTGGCCTGCGACGGTGAAACCGACCTGCCACGCCTGCGCGAACGCCTGTCGCGAGAACTGGCCTGCATGCAGCAACTTGTCGAGGATACCCTGCAACTGGCGTGGCAAGACGCCGAGCGTGGGCCGATGAACCTGGAACCGATCGAGATCCACGCCTTGTGGGAGTTGCTGGCCGAAAACGCCAGCTACGAGAGCGGCTGGCCGCTGGCGCGGTTACGCTGTGAAGTGCCGGCCGACTGCTGGGTGCAGGGCAACCTCAATCATCTTGCCCAGGCGCTGGAGAACCTGTTGCGCAATGCCATTCGGCATTCACCGGCCGACGGTGTGGTGCGCTTGGGTGGGCAGCGTGACGGCAGCTATTGGCGGCTGTGGCTGGAGGATGAAGGGGGCGGCGTAGGTGACGAGGACCTGGAGCGGATTTTTGCGCCGTTCTCGCGGCTGGATGGCTCACGGCCCGGGGACGGGGGCTTCGGCCTGGGGTTGAGCATCGCCCGCAGTGCCATCCAGCGCCAGGGCGGGACCTTGTGGGCGGAAAACGGCAAACGCGGGCTGCGCTTGTGGATGCGCTTGCCGTTACACGCAGCGGTCATCCAGCAGCCAGCGCGGCCCCACAGGGCGGCCACACCAGGCACATATAGCCTGTAG
- the cysM gene encoding cysteine synthase CysM, with protein MTLQYPTIADCVGNTPLVRLQRIAGETSNTLLLKLEGNNPAGSVKDRPALSMITRAELRGQIKPGDTLIEATSGNTGIALAMAAAIKGYKMILIMPDNSTAERKAAMTAYGAELILVTKEEGMEGARDLAEKLQAEGRGLVLDQFANGDNPIAHYTSTGPEIWQQTQGTITHFISSMGTTGTIMGCSQYLKEQNPAVQIIGLQPMEGSAIPGIRRWPEEYLPKIFDATRVDRVVDMSQQEAEDTTRRLAREEGIFCGVSSGGAVAAMLRLSREVENATMVAIICDRGDRYLSTGLFDLS; from the coding sequence ATGACCTTGCAGTACCCAACCATCGCCGATTGCGTCGGCAATACGCCTCTGGTTCGCCTGCAGCGCATCGCTGGCGAAACCAGCAATACCCTCCTGCTCAAGCTCGAAGGTAACAATCCTGCCGGCTCGGTGAAGGACCGCCCGGCATTGTCGATGATCACCCGCGCCGAACTGCGCGGCCAGATCAAGCCCGGCGACACCCTGATCGAAGCCACCTCCGGCAACACCGGTATCGCCCTGGCGATGGCGGCGGCGATCAAGGGCTACAAGATGATCCTGATCATGCCCGACAACTCTACCGCCGAACGCAAGGCCGCCATGACCGCCTACGGTGCCGAGCTGATCCTGGTGACCAAGGAAGAGGGCATGGAAGGTGCCCGTGACCTGGCCGAGAAGCTGCAAGCCGAAGGCCGTGGCCTGGTGCTCGACCAGTTCGCCAACGGCGACAACCCGATCGCTCATTACACCAGCACCGGCCCGGAGATCTGGCAGCAGACCCAGGGCACCATTACCCATTTCATCAGCTCCATGGGCACCACCGGTACCATCATGGGCTGCTCGCAGTACCTCAAGGAACAGAACCCGGCGGTGCAGATCATCGGCTTGCAACCGATGGAAGGTTCGGCCATCCCCGGCATCCGCCGCTGGCCCGAGGAGTACCTGCCGAAGATCTTCGACGCCACCCGCGTCGACCGCGTGGTCGACATGTCGCAGCAGGAAGCCGAAGACACCACCCGCCGCCTTGCCCGTGAAGAGGGTATTTTCTGCGGCGTGTCTTCCGGTGGTGCGGTCGCGGCCATGCTGCGCCTGTCCCGCGAGGTGGAAAACGCCACGATGGTCGCGATCATCTGCGACCGTGGCGACCGTTACCTGTCCACCGGCCTGTTCGACCTGAGCTAA
- the rlmD gene encoding 23S rRNA (uracil(1939)-C(5))-methyltransferase RlmD, giving the protein MSKKKSNSGLRFQPAGGNRTAQVPVGKKQRLDIERLAGDGRGIAFFEGRTWFVSGALAGEAVEARVLNARGKVVEARLERLLQAGPERREAPCRYYGRCGGCNLQHLPHEAQLALKQRTLAEQLQRVAGVQPEEWAAPLSGPEFGYRRRARVAVRWDAKARQLQVGFRAEASQDIIAIDDCAVLVQPLQAILRHLPTVLRSLSKPQALGHVELFSGTAEALLVRHVAPLPAEDLARLQAFCAQAKAQLWLQGEGEPAPVEPTAQLGFALAPWQLELAWRPGDFVQVNAQVNTAMIEQALAWLAPRADERVLDLFCGLGNFALPLARQAREVVAVEGVQAMVDRAAANARNNNVHNAQFFQADLSQPLAGTGWAAEGFSAVLLDPPRDGAFEVVQGIARLKARRLVYVSCNPATLARDAQVLVGQGYRLKRAGILDMFPQTAHVEAMALFEAG; this is encoded by the coding sequence ATGTCCAAGAAGAAAAGCAACAGCGGCCTGCGTTTCCAGCCGGCCGGCGGCAACCGTACCGCCCAAGTGCCCGTGGGCAAGAAGCAGCGGCTGGATATCGAGCGCCTGGCCGGTGACGGCCGCGGTATCGCCTTCTTCGAGGGGCGCACCTGGTTCGTCAGCGGCGCCCTGGCCGGTGAGGCCGTGGAGGCGCGGGTGCTCAACGCTCGTGGCAAAGTGGTCGAGGCCCGCCTGGAGCGGCTGCTGCAGGCCGGCCCCGAGCGCCGTGAGGCGCCCTGCCGGTATTACGGCCGTTGCGGTGGCTGCAACCTGCAGCACCTGCCCCACGAGGCACAGCTGGCGCTCAAGCAGCGTACCCTGGCCGAGCAGTTGCAGCGGGTGGCCGGCGTGCAGCCCGAGGAATGGGCCGCGCCGCTTAGCGGGCCTGAATTCGGCTACCGGCGCCGCGCCCGCGTAGCGGTGCGCTGGGATGCCAAGGCACGCCAGCTGCAGGTAGGCTTCCGCGCCGAAGCCAGCCAGGACATCATTGCCATCGATGATTGCGCGGTGCTGGTACAGCCCTTGCAGGCGATTCTGCGCCACTTGCCGACCGTGCTGCGTTCATTGAGCAAGCCGCAGGCGCTGGGCCATGTCGAATTGTTCAGCGGCACCGCCGAGGCGCTGCTGGTGCGTCATGTCGCGCCGCTGCCGGCAGAAGACCTGGCCAGGCTGCAGGCGTTCTGCGCGCAGGCCAAGGCGCAACTGTGGCTGCAAGGCGAAGGCGAGCCGGCACCGGTGGAGCCGACAGCGCAACTGGGCTTCGCCCTGGCGCCTTGGCAACTGGAGCTGGCCTGGCGCCCGGGGGACTTCGTGCAGGTGAATGCCCAGGTCAACACAGCAATGATCGAGCAGGCCCTGGCCTGGCTTGCACCGCGGGCCGACGAGCGAGTGCTGGACCTGTTCTGCGGCCTGGGCAACTTCGCCCTGCCGCTGGCACGCCAGGCGCGCGAGGTGGTGGCAGTGGAAGGCGTGCAGGCCATGGTCGATCGGGCCGCAGCCAATGCCCGGAACAACAATGTGCATAACGCACAGTTTTTTCAGGCCGATTTATCGCAGCCTTTGGCTGGCACCGGATGGGCCGCCGAGGGCTTTTCTGCGGTACTCTTGGATCCACCGCGCGACGGTGCTTTCGAGGTGGTGCAAGGCATCGCCCGCCTCAAGGCCAGAAGGCTGGTCTATGTATCGTGCAACCCGGCCACGCTGGCGCGAGACGCCCAGGTTCTGGTCGGCCAGGGGTACCGGTTAAAAAGGGCCGGGATTCTCGACATGTTTCCTCAGACGGCGCATGTCGAGGCCATGGCGTTATTCGAAGCGGGCTAG